CCATTGAATGCCTGAAACCCATTGGTAATAATCGCTAACAGTAAGGTTCGATTGAGTAAGAGTCTTCATCCCAGCGAGTAAGTCTTGTGGTCGAATTGTTGCATCAGCGTTATCTATTTGAAAAGAGGAGGCTAAATTAGGACGCTCTGCAAGATAATCTGCCAGGTATGAGGTGGTCCCATCTGCAAGTGTTACGCTTATAGGGAGTGTGACTGACGTTGATTCATCAGCATCTGATCCAGCAGCGGTGACTGCAGAATTGATCGCAGCTTCCCAGGCTTGATCCATATATTGCTGATGTTGAATAGTGCTGATGAGATTGCCAAAAGGACCTGAGCAAGCATCATTGATGACTTTTGAGACTGAGACGGTAATCATGGTGACTAACCACAGTTCGGTCAAGCCAGCAAAATTTGCTCCGGTGAGAGCAACATCTCCTGTCGGAGCTGCTGGACTGAGTTGTGCTGGTGGTTGGTTTGATACGCCGTTAACTGACATGGTAACCTCCGGTGTAAGTTTATGATGATCCTGATCCTGGTGCGCTCAGAACGGCTTGTTGGCATTTTGCCATGGCAGCACAGAATGTCGCCAAAGCTGAAATGAGATTATTCAAAGTATTGATTAGCTGCTGCACAGCTGTCATGAAATTTGTTCCTGAGGCGCTGATAGCAGTAGAAAGACTTTTGGCTTTGTCAGCTGTGGTTTGAGAACCTTTTGGAAATAAAAAGTTTTGATTGGTTGTAATGTTCTGACTTGTGAAGAAGGCTGCAAGCTTATTTGCATAATCAACATAAATTTGAGGAAGAGGTGCATTGCTTGGGTATTTAGACATGCTAGGTAGTGGTGGCGCAGGTTTAGGGAGCTGACTTATATCACCATACTGTGATATCAAATTTGTAATGTACGTTAAATTATTTATATAATCACTTGAGCCAATAGTGTTTCCCGATAATGTGCTAACTGCGTTTTCAGCAAATTCTACCTGGGTGCCATAAAGAGTCGATGCTAAATCAGGTCTTTCAGCAAGATATTCTTGTAATGTTGATGTAGTACCATCTGCAAGTGTCACACTTGATGGTAGAGTTACCGTGATAGAACTATCATCTGGTGTGCTGTCCCCTGAAGCAGAAGCACTTGAATTCGCAGCGTCAGTAGCCGAATTGACTGCAGCATTGATCGCAGCTTCCCAGGCTTGATCCAAATATTGCTGATGTTGGTTGTTATTTATGAGCTGTTGGAAAGGGCCTGAGCATGCCGTATTTATGACTTTTGAGACAGCAACGGTAATCATGGTAATTATCTTGAGTTCTCCCATACCAGAAAGATTTCCTAAAGTCATAGCAGTATTTTCTGTTTGAGAAGCCGAGCTAAGAGGGGATAAGAGGGGTGGTTGGTTTGATACGTTATCGACTGCCATGGTAACCTCCGATGTAAAGATTGATCTACAAACAAATTATACCATAATTCTTAATATTTCAGAAAAAATAGCAGTTGAAGGTTATTTTTTCTGAAGAGGATTTAAATGGTGCTCTTGTTTATGGTGTCAATTAGTGTCGTCACTTCTATGTAAAGGTTTCATCTGTTGATGATGGGTGGTTCATTCGTCATCCTGAGGCCCGCGAGACGGGCCGCGAGGATCCAGTCCTGAGTGATCAACGAAAGACGCTGGTTGAAAGATTTCTGGATGGTCGCGTCGCGACAAGTCGCTTCTCACCATGACGAGCGTGTACACCGTCCATATATGACGATTCATCAAATTTAAATGTCATGCAAATGGTCATTGAGATTTTTTAAAAATGCTATATAATACCTGCATATATTTTATATGTGTTTCTTTAGTATACATATGGCCTAGGAGTTAAAAATGTCTGTCAGGGACTTGCTAATATCACTATTAATCATGGGCATTTGGGGATTGAACTTCCCAATTGCGAAGATGGCTATTGGCGAAATACCTCCCTTGTTTTTGATGGCTCTTCGTTTTGCCCTTGTTGCAATTATTTTAGTGCCCTTTGTTCATTTGCCAAAAGGGAAATTAAAGGGAATCTTCTTGATTTCAATTACCTTTGCAACCGTTCACTTTGCCTGTCTCTTTACAGGGCTCAAAGAAGTTGATAGTTCGACAGCTTCAGTGATTTTGCAATTTCAGGTTCCAATTTCAGCGATTTTAGCAGCTGTGATTTTTAAAGATCGCATGCATTGGCCGCGATATATCGGTGTTATTTTGGGCATCGGAGGTATTGCGATTATTGCCAAAGAACCAAGATTCGCAGGGAACTTTTTCTCTGTAGGTCTTATTCTTATTTCTGCTTGTTTTTGGGCGATTTCAAATGTGCAGTTAAAGTCAATGAAAGATCTGCCGATTCTGTCTTTAAATGGATGGGTAGCTCTTTTCTCTGTGCCTCAATTGTTGATTTTAAGCTATTTCTTAGAACAAAATCAGTTAGAGTCCTTACAAAGCGCAAGCCTAAAAGGATATTTTGCGATTTTCTATATGGCAATTGTTTCAACGATTCTTGCCTATAGCCTTTGGTATCAAATTTTAAGGAAGTACGATATTAGCCGGACGATCCCATTTACATTGCTCATCCCCATCTACGGTGTTGTCTTTAGTGTCTTCTTGCTCAATGAAAAGCCAACTTCACAAATGCTTCTAGGCTCTCTCGTCACAATGGGCGGCGTTGCGATTATTCTGGCGCGTCGACCGAAACTACTAGTCAAAACACCGCCCCAAAGTTAAATTGAGTACAGTTCAAAACTACTTGTCACTCAGAGGGCTCTCCAAGAGAGCCCGTGGAGTCTCTGGGATTTATCAAAAGGAATTGCGTTAAGTTTTTGGATTGATGAGATTCCATTCTCCTACGCTAAAGCTTCCGCGGAACAGGCGCCACCTCTTGAGGAGGTGGCTCTGAATGACGGTATTAGATGAGGATTTCTGTAGTTACT
This window of the Alphaproteobacteria bacterium genome carries:
- a CDS encoding EamA family transporter, coding for MSVRDLLISLLIMGIWGLNFPIAKMAIGEIPPLFLMALRFALVAIILVPFVHLPKGKLKGIFLISITFATVHFACLFTGLKEVDSSTASVILQFQVPISAILAAVIFKDRMHWPRYIGVILGIGGIAIIAKEPRFAGNFFSVGLILISACFWAISNVQLKSMKDLPILSLNGWVALFSVPQLLILSYFLEQNQLESLQSASLKGYFAIFYMAIVSTILAYSLWYQILRKYDISRTIPFTLLIPIYGVVFSVFLLNEKPTSQMLLGSLVTMGGVAIILARRPKLLVKTPPQS